Proteins encoded in a region of the Bradyrhizobium sp. CB3481 genome:
- a CDS encoding NlpC/P60 family protein — protein MDDPRLTPARPEVAAKYLEGRVKAVRFVEGEVFEVKEAIAPLRQLPAPDAELMTQALKGDRVTIYDHNGEGWAWGQLGSDGYVGWLPESSLAQPAAPATHKVTALWTFGFPGPSIKLPPAATLPMGAEIAIVRDEGTFAVDADGYFLPRQHLGPRDAKMPDFVAVAERFVGTPYLWGGKSAFGIDCSGLVQVSLTAAGTGCPRDSDMQQDSLGRALNPAEMTKLQRGDLIFWKGHVAIVRDADTMVHANAHHMATVVENTRDAIARIKAAGSDVTAIKRL, from the coding sequence ATGGATGATCCGCGCCTGACGCCGGCACGGCCCGAGGTTGCCGCAAAATATCTCGAAGGCAGGGTCAAGGCCGTGCGCTTCGTCGAGGGCGAGGTGTTCGAGGTGAAAGAGGCGATCGCGCCGCTGCGACAACTCCCTGCACCCGATGCCGAGTTGATGACGCAGGCGCTGAAAGGCGATCGCGTGACGATCTACGACCACAACGGCGAAGGCTGGGCCTGGGGCCAGCTGGGCAGCGACGGTTATGTCGGCTGGTTGCCGGAGAGCTCGCTGGCGCAGCCCGCAGCGCCGGCGACGCACAAGGTCACCGCGCTCTGGACTTTTGGCTTTCCCGGGCCGTCGATCAAGTTGCCGCCGGCCGCCACGCTTCCGATGGGCGCTGAGATCGCGATCGTCCGTGACGAAGGTACATTCGCGGTCGATGCCGACGGTTACTTCCTGCCGCGGCAGCACCTTGGGCCGCGCGACGCCAAGATGCCCGATTTCGTCGCTGTCGCCGAGCGCTTCGTCGGCACGCCCTATCTCTGGGGCGGCAAGAGTGCCTTCGGTATCGACTGCTCCGGCCTCGTCCAGGTCTCGCTCACCGCCGCCGGCACCGGCTGCCCGCGCGACAGCGACATGCAGCAGGATAGCCTCGGCCGAGCCTTGAACCCCGCTGAGATGACAAAGCTGCAGCGCGGCGACCTGATCTTCTGGAAGGGCCACGTCGCGATCGTCCGCGATGCCGACACCATGGTACATGCCAACGCGCATCACATGGCGACGGTGGTGGAGAACACGCGGGACGCGATCGCGCGGATCAAGGCCGCGGGAAGCGACGTGACAGCGATCAAGCGGTTGTAG
- a CDS encoding ABC transporter ATP-binding protein: MDAINQPLLDVRDLSVAFGRTLAVDRVSFSIRRGECVALVGESGSGKSVSALSILKLLPYPSASHPSGHIRFRGNDLLRASEREMREIRGNDISIIFQEPMTSLNPLHTIEAQIGEILSLHTGISGQMARARTLELLRQVGIPDPETRLKSYPHQLSGGQRQRVMIAMALANEPDLLIADEPTTALDVTVQAQILALLADIRQRLGMSMLFITHDLGIVRRIADVVCVMNSGKIVEQGPVEQVFTAPKHDYTRALLAAEPKPDPAPPRPNEPVVMSADNLKVWFPIKRGLLRSTVGHIKAVDGVSIAVRKGETLGVVGESGSGKTTLGLALLRLISSNGPIVFLGNDIQGLRFKDMLPFRRDMQIVFQDPFGSLSPRMSVGDIVAEGLSVHQKSLSYEEREARVVKALRDVGLDPETRFRYPHEFSGGQRQRISIARAVVLEPNFVVLDEPTSALDMLFQAQMVDLLRELQRKRDLTYMFISHDLRVVASLASHLIVMRHGKVVEEGPAAELFKNPKSDYTRALFAAAFRIEAVPEA; encoded by the coding sequence ATGGACGCCATCAACCAGCCTCTGCTCGATGTCCGCGATCTCTCAGTGGCGTTCGGCAGGACGCTTGCGGTCGACCGCGTGTCATTCTCGATCAGGCGCGGCGAATGCGTGGCGCTGGTCGGCGAGTCTGGCTCCGGAAAATCCGTCAGCGCGCTATCTATCCTCAAATTGCTGCCCTATCCCAGCGCCTCGCATCCTTCCGGCCACATCCGCTTCCGCGGCAACGATCTCCTGCGGGCGTCGGAACGCGAGATGCGCGAGATCCGCGGCAACGACATCTCGATCATCTTCCAGGAGCCGATGACCTCGCTCAATCCGCTGCACACGATCGAGGCGCAGATCGGCGAGATACTTTCCCTGCACACCGGCATCAGCGGCCAGATGGCGCGGGCGCGCACGTTGGAGCTGTTGCGGCAGGTCGGCATCCCCGATCCCGAAACGAGGCTGAAGAGTTATCCCCATCAATTGTCCGGCGGCCAGCGCCAGCGCGTCATGATCGCGATGGCGCTCGCCAACGAGCCGGATCTTCTGATCGCGGACGAGCCGACCACCGCGCTCGACGTCACCGTGCAGGCGCAGATCCTGGCGCTGCTCGCCGATATCCGCCAGCGGCTCGGCATGAGCATGCTGTTCATCACCCATGACCTCGGCATTGTCCGCCGCATCGCCGACGTCGTCTGCGTGATGAATTCCGGCAAGATCGTCGAGCAGGGGCCGGTTGAACAGGTCTTCACCGCGCCGAAGCACGACTATACGCGCGCGCTGCTCGCGGCCGAGCCGAAGCCCGATCCGGCGCCGCCGCGGCCGAACGAGCCGGTGGTGATGTCGGCCGACAACCTCAAGGTCTGGTTTCCGATCAAGCGCGGTCTGCTGCGCTCGACCGTCGGCCATATCAAGGCGGTGGACGGCGTCAGCATCGCGGTGCGCAAGGGCGAGACGCTCGGTGTCGTCGGCGAATCCGGCTCGGGCAAGACCACGCTGGGGCTGGCGCTGCTGCGGCTGATTTCCTCCAACGGTCCGATCGTATTTCTCGGCAACGACATTCAGGGCCTGCGCTTCAAGGACATGCTGCCGTTCCGCCGCGACATGCAGATCGTATTCCAGGACCCGTTCGGCTCGCTCAGCCCGCGCATGTCGGTCGGCGATATCGTCGCCGAGGGCCTTTCGGTGCATCAGAAGTCGCTGTCCTATGAGGAGCGCGAGGCGCGCGTCGTCAAGGCGCTGCGCGACGTCGGCCTCGATCCGGAAACGCGCTTCCGCTACCCGCATGAATTCTCCGGCGGCCAGCGCCAGCGCATCTCGATCGCGCGCGCGGTGGTGCTGGAACCGAATTTCGTCGTGCTGGACGAGCCGACGAGCGCGCTCGACATGCTGTTCCAGGCGCAGATGGTCGATCTCTTGCGCGAGCTGCAGCGCAAGCGCGATCTCACCTACATGTTCATCTCGCACGACCTGCGCGTCGTGGCCTCGCTAGCGAGCCACCTCATCGTGATGCGTCACGGCAAGGTGGTGGAGGAGGGGCCGGCGGCGGAGCTGTTCAAGAATCCGAAGAGCGACTACACCCGCGCGCTGTTCGCGGCGGCGTTCCGGATCGAGGCGGTGCCGGAGGCGTAG
- a CDS encoding ABC transporter permease: MTITAPKPIETSTQSPLGGAVPVTRHAFAPSPLNRRRWQNFKANHRGYWSFWIFTFLFVISLFAELIANDRPFLIKYDGHLYWPAFVNYSETTFGGDFETSADYRDPYLQKQIAAKGGTIVWPLIRFSYHTHNLDLPTPAPSPPTWMLTEAQCKDVVQKKGLKSCSDLEYNWLGTDDQGRDVVARLIYGFRISVLFGLTLTIVSSIIGIAAGGVQGYFGGWIDLTFQRLIEVWTAIPSLYLLLILSSVLVPGFFVLLGILLLFSWVALVGLVRAEFLRGRNFEYIQAARALGVPNPVIMFRHLLPNAMVATMTFLPFIVSSSVMTLTALDFLGFGLPPGSPSLGELLSQAKANVQAPWLGFTGFFSVAIMLSLLIFIGEAARDAFDPRKTFR; this comes from the coding sequence ATGACGATTACTGCGCCCAAGCCGATAGAGACCTCGACGCAATCGCCGCTCGGCGGAGCCGTTCCCGTCACCCGCCACGCCTTCGCGCCGTCGCCACTCAACCGCCGCCGCTGGCAGAACTTCAAGGCCAACCACCGTGGCTACTGGTCGTTCTGGATCTTCACGTTTCTGTTCGTGATCTCGCTGTTCGCCGAGCTGATCGCCAACGACCGGCCGTTCCTGATCAAATATGACGGTCATCTCTATTGGCCGGCCTTCGTCAACTATTCCGAAACCACTTTCGGCGGCGACTTCGAGACGTCGGCCGATTATCGCGATCCGTACCTGCAGAAGCAGATCGCGGCGAAGGGCGGCACCATCGTCTGGCCGCTGATCCGCTTTTCCTATCACACCCACAATCTCGATCTGCCGACGCCGGCGCCGTCGCCGCCGACTTGGATGCTGACGGAAGCCCAGTGCAAGGATGTCGTGCAGAAGAAGGGGCTTAAGAGCTGCAGCGACCTCGAATATAACTGGCTCGGCACCGACGATCAGGGCCGCGACGTGGTCGCGCGGCTGATCTATGGTTTCCGCATCTCGGTGCTGTTCGGACTGACGCTGACGATTGTTTCCTCGATCATCGGCATCGCGGCCGGCGGCGTGCAGGGTTATTTCGGCGGCTGGATCGATCTGACCTTTCAGCGGCTGATTGAGGTCTGGACCGCCATTCCCTCGCTGTATCTGCTGTTGATCCTGTCGTCGGTGCTGGTGCCGGGCTTCTTCGTCCTGCTCGGCATCCTGCTGCTGTTCTCCTGGGTGGCGCTGGTCGGGCTGGTGCGCGCCGAATTCCTGCGCGGGCGAAACTTCGAATACATCCAGGCGGCGAGGGCGCTCGGCGTTCCCAATCCCGTGATCATGTTCCGTCATTTGCTGCCGAACGCGATGGTCGCGACCATGACGTTCCTGCCCTTCATCGTGTCGTCCTCGGTGATGACGCTGACGGCGCTGGATTTCCTCGGCTTCGGGCTGCCGCCGGGCTCGCCCTCGCTTGGCGAACTGTTGTCGCAGGCAAAAGCCAATGTGCAGGCGCCGTGGCTCGGCTTCACGGGCTTCTTCTCGGTTGCGATCATGCTGTCGCTTTTGATCTTCATCGGCGAAGCCGCGCGCGACGCCTTCGACCCCCGCAAGACGTTCCGGTAA
- a CDS encoding microcin C ABC transporter permease YejB has protein sequence MTAYIARRILLMVPTLLGILLVSFVVVQFAPGGPVERVIAQLSGADTGGTSRVSGGGGDFGARGGQVGAAADAVSSKYRGAQGLDPDFIKKLEVQFGFDKPAPERFALMLWNFARFDFGKSYFRDVSVLQLIKEKLPVSMSLGIWMTLLTYLISIPLGVRKAVADGSKFDTWTSAVIIIGFAIPGFLFAILLIILFAGGSFFNLFPLRGLTSDGWAQFPWYWKIIDYFWHITLPLISMALGAFATMTLLTKNSFLDEIRKQYVMTARAKGCSERQVLYGHIFRNAMLIVIAGFPSTFIHAFFSGSLLIETIFSLDGLGLLGFESVLNRDYPVVFGTLFIFSLVGLVVNLISDLTYMWVDPRIDFEAREV, from the coding sequence ATGACCGCCTATATCGCCCGCCGCATTCTCCTGATGGTTCCAACGCTCCTGGGCATCCTCCTGGTGTCGTTCGTCGTCGTGCAGTTCGCGCCCGGCGGTCCGGTCGAGCGCGTCATCGCGCAGCTTTCCGGAGCCGATACCGGCGGGACCTCCAGGGTATCGGGCGGCGGCGGCGACTTCGGCGCGCGGGGCGGCCAGGTTGGCGCCGCCGCGGACGCCGTCAGTTCGAAATATCGCGGCGCGCAGGGGCTCGATCCCGACTTCATCAAGAAGCTCGAGGTCCAGTTCGGCTTCGACAAGCCGGCGCCGGAACGCTTCGCGCTGATGCTGTGGAATTTCGCCCGCTTCGACTTCGGCAAAAGCTATTTCCGCGATGTCAGCGTGCTCCAGCTCATCAAGGAGAAGCTGCCGGTCTCGATGTCGCTCGGGATCTGGATGACGCTCCTGACCTATCTGATCTCGATCCCGCTCGGTGTCCGCAAGGCCGTCGCGGACGGCTCAAAGTTCGATACCTGGACCTCGGCGGTGATCATCATCGGCTTTGCGATCCCGGGTTTCCTGTTCGCGATCCTCCTGATCATCCTGTTCGCCGGCGGCTCGTTCTTCAATCTGTTCCCGCTGCGCGGATTGACCTCCGACGGCTGGGCGCAATTCCCCTGGTACTGGAAGATCATCGATTATTTCTGGCACATCACGCTGCCGCTGATCTCGATGGCGCTCGGCGCCTTCGCCACCATGACGCTACTCACCAAGAACTCCTTCCTCGACGAGATCCGCAAGCAGTATGTGATGACCGCGCGCGCAAAAGGCTGCAGCGAGCGGCAGGTGCTGTACGGCCACATCTTCCGCAACGCGATGCTGATCGTGATCGCGGGCTTTCCGAGCACGTTCATCCACGCTTTCTTCTCCGGCTCGCTGTTGATCGAAACCATCTTCTCGCTCGACGGCCTGGGTTTGCTCGGTTTCGAGAGCGTGCTGAATCGCGACTACCCCGTGGTGTTCGGAACGCTGTTCATCTTTTCGCTGGTCGGCCTCGTGGTCAATTTGATCTCGGACCTCACCTATATGTGGGTCGATCCGCGGATCGACTTCGAGGCGCGTGAGGTCTGA
- a CDS encoding extracellular solute-binding protein, whose product MAHITRRHALGLGIGALCVSRFSPAAADNGGTEMHGMSVFGDLKYPADFKHFDYVNPQAPKGGLFSTIPSVRAYNQSFHTFNSFNAFILKGEGAKGMELTFDSLMSRANDEPDAMYGLAAKSVWISPDKLTYKFTMRPEARFNDGSKLTAHDVAFSLNILKEKGHPLILVQLRDFVKAEAPDDATVTVTFAPNRARDVPLYVAGLPIFSKAYYATRPFEESTTDVPLGSGPYKVGRYEINRYVEFDRVKDYWAADLPVNRGSYNFDTVRYEFYRDRDVAFEGFTGKNYLYREEFTARIWATRYDFPAIKDGRVKRETLPDELPSGGQGWFFNTRRDKLRDPRVREAIINAFDFEWTNKTVMYGAYARTVSPFQNSDMVATGKPSPEELKLLEPFRGQIPDEVFGEPFVPPVSDGSGQDRTLLRKAQQLLQEAKLPVKDGKRVLPNGEVFTIEFLLDEPSFQPHHATFIKNLGQLGIEASIRLIDAVQYRARVESFDFDMTVMRLSMSPTPGDSLRPYFTSHAAATKGSYNLAGVANPAIDALVDKAIGADTRQDLTTACRALDRVFRAGRYWVPQWYRTNHPIAYWDVFAHPEKPARYTQGTGAPEYWWYDAAKAAKLDQAK is encoded by the coding sequence ATGGCGCACATCACACGTCGGCACGCGCTAGGGCTCGGCATCGGCGCGCTTTGCGTAAGCCGATTTTCTCCCGCCGCGGCCGACAATGGCGGCACCGAGATGCACGGCATGTCGGTGTTCGGCGATCTGAAATATCCGGCCGACTTCAAGCATTTCGACTATGTGAATCCGCAAGCGCCGAAGGGGGGCTTGTTCTCCACGATCCCGTCGGTCCGCGCCTATAACCAGTCCTTCCATACGTTCAATTCCTTCAACGCCTTCATCCTCAAGGGCGAAGGCGCCAAGGGCATGGAGCTGACGTTCGACTCGCTGATGTCGCGCGCCAATGACGAGCCCGACGCGATGTATGGCCTTGCCGCCAAGTCGGTGTGGATTTCACCGGATAAGCTGACCTACAAATTCACCATGCGGCCCGAGGCGCGGTTTAACGACGGCTCGAAGCTAACGGCGCATGACGTAGCCTTTTCGTTGAATATCTTGAAGGAAAAGGGTCACCCGCTGATCCTTGTGCAGCTCCGCGACTTCGTGAAAGCCGAGGCGCCGGACGATGCGACGGTGACTGTCACCTTCGCGCCGAACCGTGCCCGCGACGTGCCGCTCTATGTCGCGGGCCTGCCGATCTTCTCCAAGGCCTATTACGCAACGCGACCGTTCGAAGAATCGACCACCGATGTCCCGCTCGGCTCCGGGCCGTACAAGGTGGGCCGATACGAGATCAACCGCTACGTCGAGTTCGATCGCGTCAAGGATTATTGGGCGGCGGATCTTCCCGTCAATCGCGGCAGCTACAATTTCGATACCGTGCGCTACGAGTTCTATCGCGACCGCGACGTCGCGTTCGAGGGTTTTACCGGCAAGAACTATCTCTACCGCGAGGAGTTCACCGCGCGGATCTGGGCGACGCGCTACGACTTTCCGGCGATCAAGGACGGCCGCGTCAAGCGCGAGACCCTGCCGGATGAACTGCCGTCGGGCGGGCAGGGCTGGTTCTTCAACACCCGCCGCGACAAGCTCAGGGATCCCAGGGTACGCGAAGCGATCATCAATGCGTTCGACTTCGAATGGACCAACAAGACGGTGATGTACGGCGCCTATGCGCGCACGGTCTCTCCGTTCCAGAATTCGGACATGGTGGCGACCGGCAAGCCGTCGCCGGAAGAGCTGAAGCTACTCGAGCCGTTCCGCGGCCAGATTCCGGACGAGGTGTTCGGCGAACCGTTCGTGCCGCCGGTATCGGATGGTTCGGGCCAGGACCGGACCTTGCTGCGCAAGGCGCAGCAACTGCTTCAGGAGGCCAAGTTGCCGGTCAAGGACGGCAAGCGAGTGTTGCCGAACGGCGAGGTCTTCACCATCGAATTCCTGCTCGATGAGCCGTCGTTCCAGCCGCATCACGCGACCTTTATCAAGAATCTCGGCCAGCTCGGCATCGAAGCCAGCATCCGCTTGATCGACGCCGTGCAGTACCGCGCCCGGGTCGAGTCCTTCGACTTCGATATGACGGTTATGCGTCTTTCGATGTCGCCAACGCCGGGCGACAGCCTGCGGCCGTATTTCACCTCGCACGCGGCGGCCACCAAGGGGTCGTACAATCTGGCCGGCGTCGCGAACCCCGCCATCGATGCGCTGGTCGACAAGGCGATCGGCGCCGATACGCGTCAAGACCTGACGACCGCCTGCCGCGCGCTCGATCGCGTGTTTCGCGCCGGCCGCTACTGGGTGCCGCAATGGTATCGTACCAATCACCCGATCGCCTATTGGGACGTGTTCGCCCATCCAGAAAAGCCGGCGCGCTACACGCAGGGCACCGGCGCGCCGGAATACTGGTGGTATGACGCCGCCAAGGCCGCCAAGCTCGATCAGGCGAAATAG
- a CDS encoding extracellular solute-binding protein, whose amino-acid sequence MAITRRHLLQGTAAAALAPGLGLTPTIFAIAPAYADDAPGGLKWRHAISTFGDVKYPADFKRYDYVNPSAPKGGVVRLFEFGTFDNFNMVIQGVKGSLAGGVGQIIETLTTRSMDEPSTAYGLLADAAAYPDDFSYVIYRLNPAARWHDGKPVTPEDVIFSFDAFKANSPMYNAYYRHIVKCEKSGDREVKFVFDMPGNRELPSIAGEVPVLPRHWWEGTDAQGRKRDVTATTLEIPLGSGPYRIKEFVAARSVVLERVADYWGKDIPVNVGQNNFDEIRYEFFRDDSVGREAFKADQLDWFAERSGKQWSTAYDFPAVTEKRVIKEKFTNSASGRMQGFGLNLRRPLFADVRVRRAFNYAYDWETSDRLLSNGEYHRCGSYFDGIPEFMATGVPEGAELKILETIRDKVPAELFTTPYKNPVGGNEEASRANLREAARLLKEAGFENRDRKLVDPSGKPVSVEFLCGDPGDERGVLFYKPYLERLGMTVSIRTVDSVQYQNRLRSFDFDVTTTVWGQSLSPGNEQRDFFGSDAADRPGSRNRPGIKNPAVDALIERIIFAKDRADLVAACKALDRVLLWNCYVVPQFAAGFERAARWDRLSRPDPLPKYGVTGFPNLWWWDAEKAAKISKRS is encoded by the coding sequence TTGGCAATTACCCGACGACACCTTCTCCAAGGCACTGCCGCGGCCGCACTGGCTCCGGGCCTGGGGCTCACCCCGACGATCTTCGCCATCGCGCCGGCGTATGCAGACGACGCCCCAGGCGGGCTGAAATGGCGCCACGCCATCTCGACGTTCGGCGACGTAAAGTATCCCGCCGACTTCAAGCGTTACGATTACGTCAATCCGAGCGCCCCCAAGGGTGGCGTGGTTCGCTTGTTCGAGTTCGGCACGTTCGACAACTTCAACATGGTGATCCAGGGTGTGAAAGGCTCGCTCGCCGGCGGCGTCGGGCAGATCATCGAGACGCTGACCACGCGCTCGATGGACGAACCTTCGACCGCTTACGGCCTGCTTGCGGATGCGGCCGCCTACCCCGACGATTTTTCCTACGTCATCTATCGCCTGAATCCGGCGGCACGCTGGCATGACGGCAAGCCGGTCACGCCCGAGGACGTGATCTTCTCGTTCGATGCGTTCAAGGCCAACAGCCCGATGTACAATGCGTATTATCGGCACATCGTGAAATGCGAGAAGAGCGGCGACCGTGAGGTGAAGTTTGTGTTCGACATGCCCGGCAATCGCGAACTGCCGAGCATCGCCGGCGAGGTTCCGGTGTTGCCCAGGCATTGGTGGGAAGGCACCGATGCGCAGGGACGCAAGCGCGACGTGACCGCGACGACGCTGGAAATTCCGCTGGGGTCCGGGCCCTATCGCATCAAGGAGTTCGTTGCCGCGCGTTCGGTGGTGCTTGAGCGCGTTGCCGACTATTGGGGCAAGGACATCCCGGTCAATGTCGGTCAGAACAATTTCGATGAGATCCGCTACGAATTCTTCCGCGACGACTCGGTCGGGCGCGAGGCCTTCAAGGCGGATCAGCTCGACTGGTTTGCCGAGCGAAGCGGCAAACAGTGGTCGACGGCCTATGATTTTCCCGCGGTCACCGAAAAGCGGGTCATCAAGGAGAAGTTCACCAATTCGGCCTCGGGCCGGATGCAGGGTTTTGGCCTCAACCTGCGCCGTCCGTTGTTCGCTGACGTCAGGGTCCGGCGCGCCTTCAACTATGCCTATGACTGGGAAACCTCGGACCGGCTGCTCTCGAACGGCGAGTATCATCGCTGCGGCAGCTATTTCGACGGCATTCCGGAGTTCATGGCCACAGGAGTTCCGGAAGGTGCGGAGCTGAAAATCCTGGAAACAATCCGCGACAAGGTGCCAGCCGAACTGTTCACGACGCCGTACAAGAATCCGGTTGGCGGCAATGAAGAGGCGAGCCGGGCCAATCTTCGTGAAGCCGCCCGCCTCCTCAAGGAAGCCGGATTTGAAAATCGCGATCGCAAACTTGTCGATCCCTCGGGCAAGCCCGTCAGCGTCGAATTCCTGTGCGGCGATCCGGGCGACGAACGCGGCGTGCTGTTCTACAAGCCTTACTTGGAACGGCTTGGCATGACCGTGTCGATCCGCACTGTCGACAGCGTGCAGTATCAGAACCGGCTGCGCAGTTTCGACTTCGACGTCACCACGACCGTGTGGGGACAGTCGCTGTCGCCGGGCAACGAGCAGCGTGACTTCTTTGGCTCCGATGCAGCAGATCGGCCCGGTTCGCGCAATCGGCCCGGCATCAAAAATCCGGCGGTCGACGCGCTGATCGAACGCATCATCTTTGCCAAGGACCGCGCAGACCTGGTGGCGGCCTGCAAGGCGCTGGACCGGGTCTTGCTCTGGAACTGCTATGTCGTTCCACAGTTTGCCGCCGGATTCGAGCGTGCCGCGCGCTGGGACCGCTTGAGCCGTCCCGATCCGCTGCCGAAATACGGCGTAACGGGCTTTCCGAACCTGTGGTGGTGGGACGCCGAAAAGGCAGCGAAGATCAGCAAGCGCAGCTAA
- a CDS encoding cytochrome c family protein, which produces MDSFELNKILGAILATCILVLVTSFAAHAIFTPKPLEKPGFEIAVKEDTSHGGAKEAAAPSEPIEKLLQTASVEKGAAAAKKCGACHTFEKGGPNRVGPNLFGVVNEPKGSGRGGFNFSAAMKSKGGNWTFDDLNKFLTNPKAFVPGTAMGFAGIPKDSERADVIAYLNSLSEKPAPLPTAAK; this is translated from the coding sequence ATGGACTCCTTCGAACTTAACAAGATTCTCGGTGCCATCCTGGCCACCTGCATTCTCGTTCTGGTGACGAGCTTTGCCGCCCATGCGATCTTCACCCCCAAGCCACTGGAGAAGCCGGGCTTCGAAATCGCCGTGAAGGAAGATACCTCGCACGGTGGCGCCAAGGAAGCCGCGGCTCCCTCCGAGCCGATCGAAAAGCTGTTGCAGACCGCCTCGGTCGAGAAGGGCGCCGCCGCCGCCAAGAAGTGCGGCGCCTGCCACACCTTCGAGAAGGGCGGCCCCAACCGCGTCGGCCCGAATCTGTTTGGCGTCGTCAACGAGCCGAAGGGCTCTGGTCGCGGCGGGTTCAATTTCTCGGCGGCCATGAAGAGCAAGGGCGGCAACTGGACCTTTGACGATCTCAACAAGTTCCTGACCAATCCGAAGGCCTTCGTGCCGGGTACCGCGATGGGTTTCGCGGGTATCCCGAAGGATAGCGAGCGCGCGGACGTCATCGCCTATTTGAACTCGCTGTCGGAAAAGCCGGCACCGCTGCCGACCGCGGCGAAGTAA
- a CDS encoding 3-deoxy-manno-octulosonate cytidylyltransferase, translated as MTDSRILVLIPARMAATRLPGKPLLDIAGLPMIVHVLRRAEEANIGRVAVATDTVDIADAVRAHGGEAVMTSPEHPSGSDRIYEALRALDAVGKTEVVVNVQGDLPTIPPKDIRAAVALLDDPEVDIGTLAAEIRREEEHTNPSVVKLIGSPTSGQRLRALYFTRATAPYGDGPRYHHIGLYAYRREALERFVKLPPSVLEKREKLEQLRALEAGMRIDGAIVHSVPLGVDTPDDLETARKILAKV; from the coding sequence ATGACCGATTCCCGTATTCTGGTGCTGATTCCGGCCCGCATGGCCGCGACCCGGCTGCCTGGCAAGCCGCTGCTGGATATCGCCGGGCTGCCCATGATCGTGCACGTGCTGCGGCGGGCCGAGGAGGCCAATATCGGCCGCGTGGCGGTTGCGACCGATACGGTCGATATCGCCGACGCGGTAAGGGCCCATGGCGGCGAGGCGGTTATGACCAGCCCGGAACACCCCTCCGGCTCGGACCGCATCTACGAAGCGCTGAGGGCGCTCGACGCCGTCGGCAAAACCGAGGTCGTGGTAAACGTCCAGGGCGATCTGCCAACCATTCCCCCTAAGGATATCCGCGCCGCGGTCGCGCTGCTCGACGATCCTGAGGTCGATATCGGGACTCTGGCTGCGGAAATCCGGCGGGAGGAAGAGCACACCAATCCGAGCGTCGTGAAGCTGATCGGGTCGCCGACCAGCGGCCAGCGGCTGCGCGCACTGTATTTTACGCGCGCCACGGCGCCTTACGGCGATGGCCCGCGTTATCATCACATTGGGCTCTATGCCTATCGCCGGGAGGCGCTGGAACGCTTCGTCAAGCTGCCCCCGTCCGTCCTGGAAAAGCGCGAGAAGCTGGAGCAGCTCCGGGCGCTGGAAGCCGGCATGAGAATCGATGGGGCCATCGTCCATTCGGTCCCCCTTGGCGTCGATACCCCGGACGACCTCGAAACCGCCCGCAAGATACTGGCTAAAGTCTGA
- a CDS encoding prephenate dehydratase, with the protein MTKKLKIAFQGEPGANSHIAIVEAYPDAEPMPCATFEDALSAISSGEADLGMIPIENSVAGRVADIHHLLPASGLFIVGEWFLPIRHQLMAPKGTKLSDIKTVESHVHALGQCRRIIRKLGIKPVVAADTAGSARDVSERKDKTVAAIASRLAAQIYGLDILAEDVEDEAHNTTRFVVLAREADWAKQGSGPLVTTFVFRVRNLPAALYKALGGFATNGVNMTKLESYMVDGNFFATQFYADVDGHPDDKGLTFALEELKFFSREFRIVGVYPAHPFRATFSEKQD; encoded by the coding sequence ATGACCAAAAAGCTCAAAATCGCATTCCAGGGCGAGCCTGGCGCCAATTCCCATATCGCCATCGTCGAGGCCTACCCCGACGCCGAGCCGATGCCGTGCGCGACCTTCGAGGACGCGCTATCGGCCATTTCCTCCGGCGAAGCCGACCTCGGCATGATCCCGATCGAGAACTCGGTCGCGGGCCGCGTCGCCGACATCCATCATCTGCTGCCGGCCTCCGGCCTGTTCATCGTCGGCGAATGGTTCTTGCCGATCCGTCACCAGCTTATGGCGCCGAAAGGCACAAAACTCTCTGACATCAAGACGGTGGAAAGCCACGTCCACGCGCTCGGCCAGTGCCGCCGCATCATCCGCAAGCTCGGCATCAAGCCGGTCGTCGCGGCCGATACCGCCGGCAGTGCGCGCGATGTTTCCGAGCGCAAGGACAAGACCGTGGCCGCGATCGCCTCGCGCCTGGCGGCGCAGATCTACGGGCTCGATATCCTCGCCGAGGACGTCGAGGACGAGGCCCACAACACCACCCGCTTCGTAGTGCTGGCCCGCGAGGCGGACTGGGCCAAGCAGGGCTCCGGGCCGCTGGTCACGACTTTTGTTTTCCGGGTGCGCAATTTGCCCGCCGCGCTTTACAAAGCGCTCGGCGGCTTTGCCACCAACGGCGTCAACATGACCAAGCTCGAAAGCTACATGGTCGACGGCAATTTCTTCGCGACGCAGTTTTATGCCGATGTCGACGGCCACCCCGACGACAAAGGTCTCACCTTCGCGCTGGAAGAACTGAAATTCTTCTCGCGCGAATTCCGCATCGTCGGCGTCTATCCGGCCCATCCGTTCCGCGCGACGTTTTCCGAGAAGCAGGACTGA